From Pseudonocardia autotrophica, one genomic window encodes:
- a CDS encoding Asp23/Gls24 family envelope stress response protein: protein MTTRLRVSDLALARVAAHRARAVPGVVMLVGDMTQTLLGLAADWLPREPVPPELRSHGVVATVHGREAEVRVTVAIRFGTGCAALAEQVQAEVAQEIAATTGLVARVRVTIAEVILPE, encoded by the coding sequence ATGACGACCAGATTGCGGGTCTCCGATCTCGCGCTGGCGCGCGTCGCCGCGCACCGGGCCCGTGCGGTGCCCGGCGTGGTGATGCTGGTCGGTGACATGACCCAGACGCTGCTCGGGCTGGCAGCGGACTGGCTCCCCCGCGAGCCGGTACCGCCGGAGCTCCGCAGCCACGGCGTCGTCGCGACGGTGCACGGCCGCGAGGCCGAGGTCCGGGTGACGGTGGCGATCCGCTTCGGCACCGGGTGCGCCGCCCTCGCCGAGCAGGTGCAGGCCGAGGTGGCGCAGGAGATCGCCGCGACCACCGGGCTGGTAGCCCGGGTCCGCGTCACGATCGCCGAGGTCATCCTCCCCGAGTGA
- a CDS encoding RNA polymerase sigma factor produces MQATDPAPQRGPRSGGPASAAPRVPGSAVPGSARSELDEQTLVARAQDGDVHSFAELARRHQDALFRVAVRVLGQRADAEDALQEALIDAWRRIGTFRGDAAFSTWMYRIVTNRCTAVIRRKRPTVPLPDDDAPGAMLDAGSGSPERAAEVDAELAALSRALADLPGEQRTCWVLRELEGLGYAEIAHITGASETAVRGRLHRARTALAERMRAWR; encoded by the coding sequence GTGCAGGCCACCGACCCGGCACCCCAGCGCGGCCCGCGATCCGGCGGACCGGCGTCCGCGGCGCCCCGGGTCCCGGGATCGGCGGTACCGGGCTCGGCCCGCTCCGAACTCGACGAGCAGACCCTCGTGGCCAGGGCCCAGGACGGTGACGTCCACTCCTTCGCCGAGCTCGCCCGCCGGCACCAGGACGCGTTGTTCCGGGTGGCGGTGCGGGTGCTCGGGCAACGCGCGGACGCCGAGGACGCGCTGCAGGAGGCGCTGATCGACGCCTGGCGGCGGATCGGGACCTTCCGCGGCGACGCGGCGTTCTCCACCTGGATGTACCGGATCGTCACCAACCGGTGCACGGCGGTGATCCGGCGGAAGCGCCCGACCGTCCCGCTCCCCGACGACGACGCTCCCGGTGCGATGCTCGACGCGGGCTCCGGCTCACCGGAGCGGGCCGCCGAGGTCGACGCCGAGCTGGCCGCCCTGTCCCGTGCGCTCGCCGACCTGCCCGGCGAGCAGCGCACCTGCTGGGTGCTGCGCGAGCTGGAAGGCCTGGGCTACGCGGAGATCGCGCACATCACCGGAGCCTCCGAGACAGCCGTGCGCGGCCGTCTCCACCGGGCACGGACGGCGCTGGCGGAGAGGATGCGGGCATGGCGGTAG
- a CDS encoding Asp23/Gls24 family envelope stress response protein: MAVEQVEPLACGRDAADVWEHAEAGTLDEHELSCPHCRSARADHDRLGGLVTRMAAEPLRPPPSVLEQVLGAVVAELRPHELLALGPDAWLGRPTAEAALRHVVDSMGGLRARHCRIEQHGPVGDGPVPVWVRMTVTARFGVDLASVTARVRQMVISAGEGTLGVPIAGVDIHVEDLWDDAAEVRR; the protein is encoded by the coding sequence ATGGCGGTAGAGCAGGTGGAGCCGTTGGCCTGCGGCCGGGACGCCGCCGACGTCTGGGAGCACGCCGAGGCCGGCACGCTGGACGAGCACGAGCTGAGCTGCCCGCACTGCCGGTCGGCGCGGGCCGATCACGACCGGCTCGGCGGGCTGGTGACCCGGATGGCGGCGGAGCCGTTGCGTCCCCCGCCCTCGGTACTGGAGCAGGTGCTCGGCGCCGTCGTCGCCGAGCTGCGCCCGCACGAACTGCTGGCACTCGGCCCGGACGCCTGGCTGGGCCGGCCGACGGCGGAGGCCGCGCTGCGCCACGTCGTCGACTCGATGGGCGGGCTGCGCGCACGGCACTGCCGGATCGAGCAGCACGGGCCGGTCGGGGACGGCCCGGTTCCGGTCTGGGTCCGGATGACGGTGACGGCCCGGTTCGGGGTCGACCTGGCGTCGGTCACCGCCCGGGTCCGGCAGATGGTCATCTCGGCCGGGGAGGGGACACTCGGTGTCCCGATCGCCGGCGTCGACATCCATGTGGAGGACCTGTGGGACGACGCGGCGGAGGTCCGGCGATGA